CGCGAGAAAGACTTCCTCGCCGCCATCAAGGTGCCGACCACGCGCTATATGGAAGTGGCGCGGGCCGAGAGCCTGGAGCGCGCGCTGCGCGAGATCGGCCATCCCGCGATCCTGAAATCGGCGCAGTTCGGCTATGACGGCAAGGGCCAGGTGCGGATCGACGCCGACAGCAGGCCCGAGGACGCCTGGGCCAAGATGGGGGCCTCGATCGGCATCCTCGAGGCCTTCGTCGATTTCCGGCTGGAGATCTCGGTCATCGTCGCCCGCGCGCTCGACGGCAATGTCGTCGCCTATGAGCCGGTCGAGAACCAGCATCGCCATCACATCCTCGACACCACGATCGTGCCGGCGCGCGTGACGCCCACCGTCGCCATGCGCGCGGAAGCGATCGGCCGGCATATCGCCGAGGAGCTGGGGCTGATCGGATTGCTCGCGGTCGAGATGTTCGTGACCAACGATGGCGAGGTGCTGGTCAACGAGCTGGCGCCGCGCCCGCATAATTCGGGCCACTGGTCGATCGATGGCTGCATCACCAGCCAGTTCGAGCAGTTCATCCGCGCCGTCTGCGGCCTGTCGCTGGGCTCGGTCGAGCGCCATTCGGACGCGGTGATGAAGAACCTCCTGGGAGACGACGTGC
The nucleotide sequence above comes from Hypericibacter terrae. Encoded proteins:
- a CDS encoding 5-(carboxyamino)imidazole ribonucleotide synthase, which gives rise to MSSSHAAKGATASADKGQVIAPGSTVGILGGGQLGRMAAMAAARLGFKTHIYCPPGDNPATYVSNAATIAPYEDEAALARFAAAVDVVTFEFENVPSRTAEALARLKPTRPAPRVLHICQERLREKDFLAAIKVPTTRYMEVARAESLERALREIGHPAILKSAQFGYDGKGQVRIDADSRPEDAWAKMGASIGILEAFVDFRLEISVIVARALDGNVVAYEPVENQHRHHILDTTIVPARVTPTVAMRAEAIGRHIAEELGLIGLLAVEMFVTNDGEVLVNELAPRPHNSGHWSIDGCITSQFEQFIRAVCGLSLGSVERHSDAVMKNLLGDDVLAWKEILAEPGAKLHLYGKAEPRPGRKMGHVTRLTPKR